GCGGCGCGGATCGGGCTGCGCGCCGCAGCCGAAGCTTTCGCCGACCGGGCCTACCGGCCGGACGGCGCACTGGCCCCACGCAGCGAGCGCGGGGCGGTGATCGCGGATGCGGAAGCCGCCGCCAGGCAGGCGGTCCGCATCGCGCGGCAGCGCAGCGTGACCGCCACGGACGGTCACGACATCGTGGTTGCCGCGGATACGCTGTGCATCCACGGCGACGGCCCGCACGCGCTCGAGTTCGCTGCGCGCATCCGCCAAGAGCTCGAAGCCGCTGGCGTAACGGTCCGCGCCTTCGAGCCTTAATCACGGAGCCGGAAGCAGCTCGCCCCCGGATAAACCGGCCGCTTTAGGCGCGCTGCCGCCGGAGCTGGTTCTTGCTCGAGAAGCCGCGGGAGTAACGGTCCGCGCCTTCGAGCTTTAATTCGCGGAGCCGGTGGTAGTTCGCCCCCGGATAAACCGGCCGCTTTAGGCGCATCGCTGCGGGAGCGGGTTCTTGCTCGAGAAGCCGCTGGCGTAACGGTCCGCGCCTTCGAGCCTTAATCACGGAACCGGCGCAGCTCGCCCCGGATACACCGGCCGCATTAGGCGCATCGCCGCCGGAGCGGGTTCTTGCCCGAGAAGCGCTGGCGTAACGGTCCGCGCCTTCGAGCCTTAATCGCGGAACCGGCGCAGCTCGCCCCGGGTACACCGACCGCTTTAGGCGCGCTGCCGCCGGAGTGGGTTCTTGCTCGAGAAGCCGCTGGCGTAACGGTCCGCGCCTTTGAGCCTTAATTCACGGACCCGGCGGCAGTTCGCCCCCGGATACACCGGCCGCTTTAGGCGCATCGCTGCCGGAGCGGGTTCTTGCTTGCGCCGGAAAGTCGGTTCGGCGGCGATAATACCAAAAACTTGGTTTATCCGGATCCAATCAGGGTCATTTTAACCAAATTAACACAATGACTTGTATTATTGTTTCCATTTCCTCTTGTTTTTCGGGCATAGTCTCAAAATAATACAACTTTTTGCGTTTATAGGCCGCAGAATCACGGCAGACGAAGAAATAAAACAAGAAACTGCGTCTATTCGCAACATGTCAAAACCGCAACTGACACCCAACGCCTAAGTGGATTTCGATTCGTATTTCGTAAGGGGATAAACTGTACGCCGGCAAGTTAATAACTGGCCTGTTTTGCGGATATCTTCTAAGAAAGCTTCGATGTCATTTCGCTTCCTCCTATTTGCAGCCTTCCTGTATATTCCCCCAGAAAAAATAAATAACCCTCCCGGAGCTATAATAGCTGTAAGGGAGGGTTATCCGAATTTTTTATCATAAGCGGCTTCCTCAAATCAACTTCAACCCGCTGATCAAAATCAGTGTCGCCATGATCGCGCGGAGCGGCTTTGCCGGCATTTTCGCCGAGAGGCTGCTGCCGAGAAGCACGCCTGGCACCGAACCGACGAGAAGGTTGAGCGCCAGCATATAGTCGATATTGCCGAGGCCCGCATGCAGCAGGCCGGCGGCCGACACGAGGAAGAAGGCATGCACGATGTCCGTACCGACGAGTTCGGCGGCGGTAAGCCGGTACAAATACAACATGGCGATCGCGAACAGCGAGCCGGAGCCGATGGAGGTCAAGCCGACGATAAAGCCGAGAACGGCGCCGATGGCGATGGTAAGGGCGCGTTTTTCTTCGATCGGTTTATCCTGCAGTTTCGTTTTTCCGAGCGGTTCGAAAAATTGCTTGGCGAGCGTAATAATCGCAACGAGGACAAGGACGAAGCCGAGCGAATGCTTGATGATTTCGTCTTGATGGCCGGCCAGCGGATTGTAAAACTGCAGCAGCAATATCGCCACGATGGCGCTCGGAATGCTGCCGATGGCCAAATAAATCACCAGCTTGACGTTGATCGTCTTCTGCCGGATATGCTGGATGCTGCCGAACAGCTTGGTGACCGAATTGTAGAACAGGTCGGTGGCAACGGCGATTTTCGGATTGATGCCGATAATTACCAAAATCGGTGTCAGCAACGAAGCTCCGCCAACCCCCGTCAATCCGACCATAAATCCGACCAATAACCCCATCAGGGCAATTTTAATATCCATGAGTACACCTCGACGTGAACTTTTTTTGTAGAATCACGACAATCATTAAGAAAGCCTATAAATTTACTTGGTTTTGATTATAACATATGATTCAGCCTAAGCAGAAGTGTTTTTTTGAAAAAATTTTCGGTTAATTTCGAACCCGCCCCGATCTTGTAGCCGCATGCCCAGTTACAGTATAATATGCACCATAATTAGGCTGTGCTCCTGGGGGAGAAACGATGGTGAACGTATTTGTTTATGGGACGCTGCTCACGGGGGAGAGCAATCATCGCATCGCTGCGCCCTATGTATATGCCGTAAAGCCGGGGGCCATTCGCGGGACACTGTACGATGTCGGGCCGTATCCTGCCCTTGTGCTTGATGCCGAAGGAAGCCGGATCGATGGGGAATGGCTGACGGTAACGCCGGATGGGCTGGCCGAAATGGATGAGCTGGAAAGCTATTACGGGCCCGGCGAAACGAACGAATATGAGCGGGTTTGGGTACAGGATATTGAGGATGGATCGAAGGAAGGCTGGGTATATGTCTATACCGACTCCCGAGGGCTGCCGCGGATCCGGGAAGGATCGTGGCGGGAATACCGCAGAGGGCGGGGAGCTGTGCAAAGCTGAACCCTTACGGCCTCATTGAAGGGGCCTTATTCGATGAATCCGGTTTACCTGGAAGGCCTCCAGTAGTCGGTTTTTTCCGACTTTTTGATAATCTCCGTTATGCGTAAAACGACGCTATTGGCGTTGTCGTCGCCGAAATTCTTTTTCAGCTGCTCGAAGTTCAGGTTGTCCATAAGCAGCTTTCGCGTTACGTTGGATCCCCGGTACCAAGCTTCGGTAATGGCGAACGTTCCTTCTTTTTTCAGCCACACTTCGTGATAGTAGTCGTTTTGACCTTCCATTTGCTGAATGCCCAAATAAAAAGCGAGGATCGGAATGCGCGGATCGGAAATGCGCTGGCTCACCAGAGAGCCTTGGGATACAGGCTGTCCGAAAGACACGTATTTGGATACCTTGCGAATGAGGTGGTCGATATTGTCCATGTGGGTCAGCCCCTTTGCCGGTAAGAGTGGCGCCGAATCGATCGGATTAAATGGCAGGCGCTCATCCTCGAAAGTACTTAATTATAAATTTTTCCTTATATACTTGATTTTATTTTAACATAGTTCTTAAGTCTTAGAAACCATAAAAGTTCCGGTATATCCAAGATTTACCCCTTAGGCGCTATTCCGCTCCGTTTTGCGCCTTTGTCTCGTTCTACTTATTTTATGTAACAAGGAAGCAAGGAGGAATGGTATAATGGTACAAACTGGCGCATTGCCGAGGGGATGTCCATGACGATTCATCACATTTTGCTGGCCGACGACGAGCTGGCGCTTCGATTTTTGCTTACGGAAACGCTTGCGGAGGAAGGTTATGCGATCACGGAGGCCGAGGACGGTCTGCAGGCGCTGAACCATCTTCAGGAGCGGCAGTACGATTTGATTATTCTCGATTATATGATGCCGGAGCGTACGGGAGTGGAAGTATGCGAATGGCTGCGTAACCACGATAACCCGAACCGGGATGTTCCGGTGATCCTGCTTACGGCCAAGACGTTGGACAAAGACAGAGAGCGGGCTATGACGGCCGGAGTTACGCAGTACATCGTGAAGCCGTTCAGTCCGCTGCAGCTTTTGGATGCAGTGCGGGAGCTTATCGATTCCCGCGGTTCTTGACGGATTATTATGGACTATAGTGGAGTGAGAAAAATGAATGCATCCCCAATGGATGATCCTGCGCGCAAGGATAAGAAGCTTCTTCAGGAAAGCCGCAAGCTGTACTTGCGGGAGCTGAATAAGCAGCTGCAGCAGTTGGAGCCGCTGCTTGCCGGGAAACCGGGGCCGGATGCGGCCAAAACGATATACCGGATGGTTCATTCGATGAAGGGGAGCGCTCCGATTTTCGGTTTTACCCGCATCGGTGCGGCTGCCGAAAAGCTGGCG
The window above is part of the Paenibacillus hamazuiensis genome. Proteins encoded here:
- a CDS encoding sulfite exporter TauE/SafE family protein → MDIKIALMGLLVGFMVGLTGVGGASLLTPILVIIGINPKIAVATDLFYNSVTKLFGSIQHIRQKTINVKLVIYLAIGSIPSAIVAILLLQFYNPLAGHQDEIIKHSLGFVLVLVAIITLAKQFFEPLGKTKLQDKPIEEKRALTIAIGAVLGFIVGLTSIGSGSLFAIAMLYLYRLTAAELVGTDIVHAFFLVSAAGLLHAGLGNIDYMLALNLLVGSVPGVLLGSSLSAKMPAKPLRAIMATLILISGLKLI
- a CDS encoding gamma-glutamylcyclotransferase family protein, encoding MVNVFVYGTLLTGESNHRIAAPYVYAVKPGAIRGTLYDVGPYPALVLDAEGSRIDGEWLTVTPDGLAEMDELESYYGPGETNEYERVWVQDIEDGSKEGWVYVYTDSRGLPRIREGSWREYRRGRGAVQS
- a CDS encoding response regulator, which gives rise to MTIHHILLADDELALRFLLTETLAEEGYAITEAEDGLQALNHLQERQYDLIILDYMMPERTGVEVCEWLRNHDNPNRDVPVILLTAKTLDKDRERAMTAGVTQYIVKPFSPLQLLDAVRELIDSRGS